In Leptospira montravelensis, the genomic window ATTCGGAATCTAGCCTTTCACAAATCATCGAAGAGATGTTTAAATACATTCTCAAAACATTTGAAATAGAAGCAACTCTCCTTCAGCTGATTGATCCAAAGAAAAAAGAATTATATACATACAATACAACTATTCCGACTTATGCAACAGAGGATCAGTTAATATTTGCTAAATCAATACGTGTTCCTCTAAACGAAAGAGGAGGAATTATTTACAAAACCTTTCTTAGAAAAAAAGCTCTTTTTGTTTCCAAACCACCCAAACGATATGAATCAGAATTAGATAAAGAAATTTTTTCTCGTTTGAGTCTGTCTTCCTTTGTCGCGGTGCCCCTGGTGGTTCAAAATGAAGTCATAGGTATGGCATATTTCACTTCCTATCAAAAGCCAATGGAAGTCACAAGAGAAGTACTCCAAAGAATTTCTGGTTTTTGTGATCAAATTGCAGGAGCAATCCAAAACTCTTTGTTATTACAAATCACCGAAGAAGAACGAAAAAAATCAGAAAGAGCGAAAGCCGAAATTCAGAAGATGAACGAGTTTGCAAAAAATGTAAACTCTCAAGACAATTTAGAAAATATTTTAGCTGAAATTTTTGGATTCATTCGCAAAAACTACAAAATCGAACATTGTGTCTTATATTTTTTGGACAAAGAATATAATGAATTTCGTTACCTAAACCACTCCGGTTTCGATCTGTTAGTTGATGAAAACATCAATTACTTTAAATCACTTCGATTCCCATTGCGAGAGGAAAGTGGATTTGTATACAAATGTTACAAACGAAAACGACATTTTTATATGAAACACGTTCCCAAAACAATGCCATTTGAAATAGACAAACAAATTACTGAAAAATCAGGTATGACGGGATTTCTCATCTCTCCTCTTGTCAACAATGATGAAGTTGTGGCAATGGCTGTTTATGGGATCAGTGATGAAAACATCCAACTAACAACAGATGAAGTAAACTCAATAGTGGGTGTATCAGAACATATTGCAAGTGCCATAAACAATCATTTTTTACTTAAAAAAATTGCGGAAGAAAAACAAAGATCCGATTCTCTTCTACTCAATATTCTTCCTAAAAACGTCGCAGAAGAATTACAGAAAAAAGGAAGAGTGAATCCCGTTGAATTCGAAAACGTAACTCTTCTAATGACTAGTTTCCCAGGTTTTTCACAGATTACCGGGCAACTCACTCCTGAGGAACTCATTGAAGGACTCGATTTATATTTTTCACGTTTTGATGAAATCATCAAGGCACAGGGGATGGAAAAACTTCGTATGACAGGTGATATGTATTTAGCTGCGGGAGGTTTACCTGTTGGAAACTTTACTCATGCTGTGGATGCTTGCCTTGCCGCTCTTCAAATTAAAAATGAAGTTTTAAGAATGATAGAAGACTTTAAGGATATTCCATTTCGTCCGAATGGAGTTACCATTGCTATCCATTCTGGACCAGTGGTTGCAGGAGTTATCGGTAAATCAAAGTTCAATTATGATGTTTGGGGAAAAACGGTGACTCAAACACAGGCTATACGACGCGGTGGCGTAGGTGTTCCTATCAATATTTCACAAGAAACAATGGAAAAAGTAAAACGACTTTTTCAAATCGATAATCAAAGACAAATCGATACATACGAAGGAGACCAGTTTCCAATTTACGAATTGTTATCTTTAAAATCGGATTTATCTGATGATTCAGGATTTGTTCCAAATGAGAAGTTTGGGAGATTGTATACCCAACAAAAACGCGGAGCTAAAATTCTAATCAAATGATATACGGACTTTTCGGAATCTCCATTTTATTTATAAGCATCCTATATGGGATTTTTTATTTATATAAACAAAACGAAGACAAAGATAATATTATTTTAGCATACAATGCAGAACTCAGTTTGTTAAAAGAAAGTTTAGCGAATCGGGAAAAAGAACTAATTGATACAAAGTCTGTTTCAGAAGAATTTTCAGACAAACTCGTTGATTCGTATACACAACTTTCTGATTTAGATGGCCTACTCAGGGAAATAAATTCAGCTTCCGATTTAAAAGATATTCTTAACATCCTTGGACACTATATTCGAGAAAAATTCAAAGTTCCACACTATCTATTGTATGTATACAAAGAAGAACTGGAAGTTTTAGAATTTTTCCATAGTAACTTTCCAGAGGATCTTTCTGAACAAGTAAAAGAAGAAATCATGGGAAGACAAATTCCTGTTTCCGAATCCTATACAACTATGTACGCTCATGCATATGTAAGGAAACGCAAACGAAGTTTTTATATTAAAGATTTTGAATCGTATAAAACCGAAGGAGTCGAACTAGCAAACAAACATTCGGCAAATTTAAAATCTTTATTAATTGTACCTTTACATTTAAGAAACAAATTTATTGGAACCTTAGATTTACTAGATTATTCAGGGATTTTTGAGGTAACCGAACAACAATTAAATCAAATCAAAATTATTGCAGATTACATTGCCGGAACGATTGAAACAGGATATTTATTAAACGAACTCAAACAAGGAAATATAACAATTCAAAAAGAGAAGGAAAATATTGAAACAAATCGATTAAAGTTGGAAAACCTACATAAATTTAATCGAAAGATCAATTCGTTTTCGCAAATCGAAGATATCACAAGAGAGGTATTCACTTATCTAAAGAATAACCATCGAGTAGAACTTGGATTTATCCTTCTTGTAGACCCAAAAACAAATTCTCTAGTTCCACTTATGGAAGGAGCAGAAGTTTTTAATAAAGGGCTTTTAGTTACCAATTTTCTTAGGACATTTCGTCCCGTCATTTCACCTAACATAGGATCTCTTTTTAGAACCTATTTAAAACAAAAACCAATCTACTTAAAAAAATCTATCAAATGGAAACAACTTTCTAATATTGATACTTCCATAGTAGAAAGTTTTAAATTGGAATTATTCGGACAAATTCCGCTTGTGGTCCAAGGACAAACTATAGGGATCATCTGTGTCACACGTCTCACAAGAGAACAAGATTGGACCAAGGATGAATTTGCTGAAATTATTTCTTTCTGCGAGCAAGTGGCCGGTGCCATTCACAATGCGAACCTTAGGCGGGACTTAGAAAAAGAAAGAGAAAAAACTCTACATTTTATCCGAAACATTTTACCTGGAGACCTTGCAGATGAATTGATTGAACGTGGCGAAGTTGCTCCAATGGAATACGAGTCGGTAAGTATCTTATTCACTGACTTCAAAAATTTTACTGCAGCCGCAGAATCTCTTTCCCCAGAAGATCTTATCGAACAATTAGATGGATGTTTCTCACAGTTTGATGACATTGCTGTTCGTTACAATTTTGAAAAACTAAAAACCATTGGTGATTCCTATATGGCGGCTGGTGGGATTCCACAAGGAAATTTTACTCATCCCGTAGATGCATGTCTTTTTGCAATGGAAATCAAAGCTTTTATGACACAAATCAAATCCGTAAAACAAATGTTAGGACAAGATTTTTGGGAAATACGTATTGGAATCCATACAGGGCCTGTAGTAGCAGGCGTTGTTGGTAAAACAAAGTTTGCCTATGATGTTTGGGGTGACACGGTAAATACAGCAAGCAGAATGGAAAGTTCTGGTGATGCGGGTGAAATCAATCTTTCAGAAACCACTTATGATAAAGTAAAACGATTTTTTGAATGCGAATATAGAGGAAAAATAAAAGCAAAAAACAAAGGAGAATTGGGGATGTATTTTTTAAAACGACTCCGTCCGGAATTTTCCAGAGATTTGGAAGGTATGGTTCCTAACCAGATTTTCCTAGATTTATATAAAAACTTACAAATAGGTGCCAAAATCATTTATAGACAAACCGGATCTTAAATTAGGTTCCACCTCCCGATGATCCTGATCCACTTCCAGATCCTGAACTCGAGTTTGAACTACTTCCTCCCTTGTTGCCAGAACCAGAACGAGAAGTGCTACTCGATCTTGAAGACGTAGTTGATCTACTTGTAGAGACGGCAGGGCATTTGTCATAACAAATCACATATAAACTAACACAGGTCATCGTGGCGGAGGTTGCATTGTCTAGTTGAGGGGCTAGTGCCAATGCACAAACATATTGTTCACGAATGCATCGGTCCATACATTGAGATCTGGTCTCATAGTTTTTTGAATTGGTACAACTGGTAAAAACCAATACCAATCCAAAACAAAGCAACAAAAATGGAAAAGCCATTCGGTTCATGCAGATAAGATCTCACATTTGTTTCGTTCTTACAATGGAGGAAACCCGCAAATGTGGTTACTACCTAAGAAACTGACTTGCGTATACTGGGACTAGTTACAAAGATTAGAAAGAATTATGGAGACTCGCACGGTTAGAATTTTATTTTTAGGATTTTATGTTTTATCTCTCCTTGTTTGGATTGCAGAAGAAATTTTCACTCTGACAAATCCACCTGAGTATTTTGACCGGTTTCGAATTATCATTGCCACCGTTGAATCCTTCATTGCCCTCTCTTCGTTTCTTGTTGTTTTTATCCTTTATAAAGAACTGAAAGCGGAAGCTGTCGAAAACGTACATGCAAAGTCACAGATTCATGACTTAAAACGTACGAACCGAATCTTAAAAAATCCAGAACTTGGATTTTGGGCAGAGGCCAAAGCCCAAATGGAAGAATGGAATCTTTCGGAAGCAGAAACGGAAATCGCCATTCTTTTGCTCCGTGGATTTTCCCAAAAACAAATTGCTGCGGTTCGTAAAAAAAGCCTAAGAACCATAGAAAACCAAACCGCCTCCATATATGAAAAATCGTCTATGAGGGGAAAACTGGAATTTATTTCTTACTTTTTAACGCCCCTGCTCCCTGAGGAGGACTAAACAAAAAACCTTGACCGTTCCCATTTTCTTTGGTTTTTATAGATTGTTTTATGAAAAATAAGAGAATCTTAATTACGCCGATTTTTCTTTTGATCTGCACTTTCCCTATTCTTTCTCAAACCACTTTAGAGGAGAGGGACAAACAACGACAATCTGGTCTCATCTCTACAAACCAAAAGAAACAGGAAGAAATTTTACAAAAATACAATGACTTCGTAAATCGGGTGCAATCTAAATTTCCTGGATTCAAAATTTCATCATCACCTATTGATTTAAAACAAGCAGACGGGATCGCCGATCATAATGCCGCACCCGGTTCCAAAGATAAAAAATCTAAATCTCTCACTGCAATTGCTTCCGAAAGTTTTTTTCTCCAACTCGAACCATCGAATACAATCGCTAATCGTTCCAATGTAAAAGTCAAAAAGGGTGAATCATTAGAAGTCGTTATGGTTTTAAAACAAGATGTAACCGAAAAAAAAGAAGGTCCCCATTGGGTTTTGGTAAGAACCAAATCCAAACAAGAAGGTTATGTAACTCAAGATTTACTGTCCCAAACAAAACCTGCCGTTAAATCAAGAAACACGGACGGACTTTCCTTAGATTTGTCTTCGCTTTCTGGACGAATCTCTGAACCAACTAACAACAGTTATTCTGAAAGTAAAAAAGGAAAAGAAATGTGGGTCGAGGCAAGTTCTCTGAATATGAGAGGAGAACCGGATGTCAATGCCTATGTAGTTGCAAGGCTCCCCAAAGGCCTAAAAGTCAAAATCGAATCTTCTACAAACTCAGAAGATACCATCGATGGTATCACTTCGTATTGGTTTCAAATTTCGTCTGCATACGGAAATGGATGGGTGTTCGGTGGGTATCTTAGTTCATCCGAAGTTGTATCTTATGATGTCCAACCTGGAGATACTAACTTTCCCCAAGAAAATCCAGATGAATTAAAAAATGGGGAAAAACGATATGTTCGCTCCACGAGTTTAAGAATGCGAGATGAACCAAACGACTATGGTTCCGTTGTGACAACAATTCCAGGTGATGAAAAAATCAAAATCATCGATACAAAAAAAGAAATAGAAACCATCGGCGGTGTCAGGTCCAAGTGGTTATACGTTTCTTGGAATGATGAATGGGAAGGTTGGATCTTTGGAGGATTTGTATCTAAAGAACGAGGTCCACTTGTTGATAGTGACGATATTTCCAAATACTTTCAAATTCCAGTTGATAACGACCGTTATGTGTCATCCAACTTTGGAACACGAGTGGATCCAGTGACAGGTAAAGTCGGGGCGTTTCACTCAGGTATAGATTTACCAGCATCCATTGGTACTCCGATAAAAGCCGTGAGTGATGGAAAAGTTTGGAGAACCATAACAACTAGCGGTGGTTATGGGATGTTGACCATTCTAAGTCACAAAAATAATATTTTCACATACTATGCTCACCAAAATGAACGCCAAGTAAAAGAAGGTGACAGTGTCCGATCGGGCGACATCATTGGTCAGGTTGGAAATACCGGTAAATCCACCGGGCCACACTTACATTTTGAAGTTAGGAAAGGCCCTGACCAACAAGCATTGGATCCTGACGCCTATTTACCCAAATGAAACATAATCTGATTACTTTTAGTTTAATTCTACAATTTATATCTTTCGGAACCAGTTTTGCACAAGATATCCCGCAAGAAACGACATCGATCTCAGAAACTGCCCCCGATATGGTGCAGATTCTCCTCAAAGGGAATTTAAAAGAATTTGAAACAGCCATTGCCAACGGTGGTGACATCAACGCCAGTGACGAATCAGGAAAATCGCTTTTAGTACTTGCGGTCGAAAAAAACAAACAAAAACAATTTGAAATCCTACTTAACCACGGTGCTGACCTCAACAAAAGGGACCTTTCCGGCAAAACATTGTTACATTATGTAGTTACAACTCGATTTACAAACCAAATCAAAACGATTGTGGAAAAAGGAGCAGACCTCAATGCCTATGATGCAGACGGTAATACGGCTCTTCACGTTGCTGTATTGAAGTCCAATCTCGCCGTACAAAAGTTACTTGTTGAAAGTAAAGCCGATGTAAATTTAAGAAACAATCCACGTAAGTCCCCGCTGTATTTAGCATTCGAAAAGACTAAGACAGATTCAATCAACTACCTGCTCCAAAACGGTGCTGATATAAACCTTCCTGACTTAACGGGTCGAACACCAGTGTTTGTCTCAATTGATCAAAAAAATTTAAAACTATTAACTCTAAGTTTAGATTCCAATGGTAACCCAAATTCAGAAGATACAAAATCCATTCGACCAGTAGTTTTTGCTATTGAAAAAGGATTTACTCAAGGATTGGAAGTTCTTTTGAACCGAGGTGCGGATGTAAATGCCAAAACTCCTGAAGGAGAATCATTATTATTTTTTGCACTAGAGAAGAAAAACTTAACAGCGATAAACCTATTATTAAAAAAAGGACTAAATGTAGACTCTAAAAATCTTAGTGGAAAAACTTTATTTGAACTCGCATTACAAAAAAACGATTTAAACTTATTCAAACTTGTTTTGGATGCAGGAGCGAATCCCAACCAAACACTTTCCACAAATAAAAATCCACTAGAGGAATCTATCGAATCTTCTAAGTGGACAATTGCCGATATTTTAATTCAGAAAAAAGCCGATCTAATGACACCGAATCCCTCTGGATATCTTCCCATTCATTTGGCATCCAGGAAATCTGGCCTTAAAATTGTCGAAGCATTGGTAAAACAGAATGTGCCAGTAGATATATTAAATGCTAAAACCAATGAAACTTCTCTTTCCTTGGCACTAGAAAATAAACAACTATCGATAGCAAAGTTTCTTTTATCAAAAAAAGCCGATCCGAACCAGAAATCAAAAGACGGAGTAAGTTTGATTTTTTCAACTATCGAAAGAAAAGATGCAGAAGCTTTTAAACTTTTGGTTTCTTCTGGGGCAGACCTTCAATCATTAAATGAAGAAGGAGAGAATTTAATCACAGTTGTTTGTAAATTGGATATTGAAAAAAAGGAACAGAAGTTTGCAGACGAAACCATCAAATTACTTGTTACAAAAGGTTTAAACCCAAATACAAAAAACAAACGTGGGTTAAGTGCACTTCATATTGCTCTCAATAGAAATCGTATTGATACGATGTCCCAACTCATCACTTTAGGTGCAGATCCTAACCTAACAGACAATAACGGTCTTACCGTTTTACACAAAGCAATCCAAAAGTTTTTATCTTCCCGTGACACCACTCAGTTGGAAAATTACAAGAAGTTAGTACTATTCCTAGTGGAGAGAAGAGCGAATCTAAACCAACAGGATAAATTAGGGAAAACTATACTTTCCGAACTAGCAATCCAGTTTGATCCTGGTAAAAGCGATTCTATTTTGGAATTAGCTAGGGTATTCGTTTTAAACGGCGGAGATACTAAAGTTGAAGACAAAATAGGAAAGTCTCCTCTGGAATATGCTGAGGAAAAAAGAATTCCTGAACTAATTGAGATTTACCGCGGCCTTTAATGTCCATTCCTAAAAAAGAAAATCGAATCAACATTTTCGACTTCGTTAATACTGTCCCTACAAAGACATTTAAACGAGGCGAAATCATCGTAAGAGAAGGAGAACCGTCTAACGAAAGAATGTATTTCATATTAAGTGGAACTCTTTCTGTAGGTATGGGTGCTCCTGACCAAGGAAATTTTCATGAAGTGCGAAAACTATCCACTGGTGAATTCTTTGGTGAAATTGCATTAATCTCAAGCCATCCTCGAGCGATGACGGTTTTTATAGAATCAGACCGCGCACAACTTGGAATTCTGGACAAACAAAATTTGATACGAATCGCAAACTCCAATCCTATGTTTGTCTACGCATTGTTACAAACTTATGTAGAACGTTTGATAGAAGCCGAACAAAAACTAAAAGATCTAACGGAGACTAGTGATGGGACTTAAAGAATCACTCGCAAAACTTAGTATGATCAATATCAAACGAGGCGAAGTACTCTTTAAGGAAGGAGTACCTTCTAACGGGGCGATGTTTTTTTTGTTTGAAGGACAATTGGATATTTATAAACAAATCGAAAACAAACACGTTAAACTCAGAAGTATTTTACCTGGCGAATTTTTTGGGGAAATGGCAATTATCAATAATAGCCCTAGAGCCGCATCCATAGTTGTCGTTTCTGAAACCGCAAAATTAGGAATCATCAACCGAACCACTTTTGTTCAGATGAGCCAAGAAAGTCCCGAGTTTTTATTTTTATTACTAAAAAAGGTAATCGAAAGACTTTATGAAACGGATGGAAAAATTCGAGCCATCAAACGAAAACAAGACGAAGATTCCGTAATTGCAAAAATGATTCCTGCTCAAAATGCAGACACAATTGAAAGTGGTGAATCAACAGCAGCCCAAGATCCATTTTCTGAAAATACGACACCGGTTGGTGAATGATTCATTAAGTTTGTTTTTTACGTTTTAATTTAAAAAATTCTGGGGAAATTTGTATCTCAGGTATCACCCATCCCCGATCTTCCACAACTAAATCTCTAATAATATCGGCAATCTGCTCCGGTAATAAAAAAGATTTTGGATCTTCATCAGGTTCAAAATTTAAATCATTATAAAAATCCGTTTTAGTGATATCGGGTATTATTAAATGTACTTTTACGCCAAACTTTCGTAATTCGGAAAATAATTCCCTTGCAAAATGATGGATTCCTGCTTTGAGAGAAGCATATACATTTCCCCAGGGAGAAATTTCCTTTCCAGAAACAGAGCCAATAAATATAATTCGACCTTTGTTTTGTTTTAAATACCTAGTTACTTTAGCCGTTAACAACATTGGTGCAGTTATGTGTAGACTTACCATCTCGCGAATTTTATCAGAAGATAATTCTTCAATTGGCGAAAAATAAGCAAGACCAGCATTATGTACCACTAAACTTAAATCTTTCCGATCAGGGATAGAATCTAACAACGAATCAATCTGTTTTGCATTAGTAAGGT contains:
- a CDS encoding peptidoglycan DD-metalloendopeptidase family protein, which codes for MKNKRILITPIFLLICTFPILSQTTLEERDKQRQSGLISTNQKKQEEILQKYNDFVNRVQSKFPGFKISSSPIDLKQADGIADHNAAPGSKDKKSKSLTAIASESFFLQLEPSNTIANRSNVKVKKGESLEVVMVLKQDVTEKKEGPHWVLVRTKSKQEGYVTQDLLSQTKPAVKSRNTDGLSLDLSSLSGRISEPTNNSYSESKKGKEMWVEASSLNMRGEPDVNAYVVARLPKGLKVKIESSTNSEDTIDGITSYWFQISSAYGNGWVFGGYLSSSEVVSYDVQPGDTNFPQENPDELKNGEKRYVRSTSLRMRDEPNDYGSVVTTIPGDEKIKIIDTKKEIETIGGVRSKWLYVSWNDEWEGWIFGGFVSKERGPLVDSDDISKYFQIPVDNDRYVSSNFGTRVDPVTGKVGAFHSGIDLPASIGTPIKAVSDGKVWRTITTSGGYGMLTILSHKNNIFTYYAHQNERQVKEGDSVRSGDIIGQVGNTGKSTGPHLHFEVRKGPDQQALDPDAYLPK
- a CDS encoding Crp/Fnr family transcriptional regulator, with protein sequence MGLKESLAKLSMINIKRGEVLFKEGVPSNGAMFFLFEGQLDIYKQIENKHVKLRSILPGEFFGEMAIINNSPRAASIVVVSETAKLGIINRTTFVQMSQESPEFLFLLLKKVIERLYETDGKIRAIKRKQDEDSVIAKMIPAQNADTIESGESTAAQDPFSENTTPVGE
- a CDS encoding ankyrin repeat domain-containing protein gives rise to the protein MKHNLITFSLILQFISFGTSFAQDIPQETTSISETAPDMVQILLKGNLKEFETAIANGGDINASDESGKSLLVLAVEKNKQKQFEILLNHGADLNKRDLSGKTLLHYVVTTRFTNQIKTIVEKGADLNAYDADGNTALHVAVLKSNLAVQKLLVESKADVNLRNNPRKSPLYLAFEKTKTDSINYLLQNGADINLPDLTGRTPVFVSIDQKNLKLLTLSLDSNGNPNSEDTKSIRPVVFAIEKGFTQGLEVLLNRGADVNAKTPEGESLLFFALEKKNLTAINLLLKKGLNVDSKNLSGKTLFELALQKNDLNLFKLVLDAGANPNQTLSTNKNPLEESIESSKWTIADILIQKKADLMTPNPSGYLPIHLASRKSGLKIVEALVKQNVPVDILNAKTNETSLSLALENKQLSIAKFLLSKKADPNQKSKDGVSLIFSTIERKDAEAFKLLVSSGADLQSLNEEGENLITVVCKLDIEKKEQKFADETIKLLVTKGLNPNTKNKRGLSALHIALNRNRIDTMSQLITLGADPNLTDNNGLTVLHKAIQKFLSSRDTTQLENYKKLVLFLVERRANLNQQDKLGKTILSELAIQFDPGKSDSILELARVFVLNGGDTKVEDKIGKSPLEYAEEKRIPELIEIYRGL
- a CDS encoding SDR family oxidoreductase; protein product: MTEPKVAFVTGASRGIGLSISKMLIGLGYKVYGVSRRPQNCNYADQMFHLIECDLTNAKQIDSLLDSIPDRKDLSLVVHNAGLAYFSPIEELSSDKIREMVSLHITAPMLLTAKVTRYLKQNKGRIIFIGSVSGKEISPWGNVYASLKAGIHHFARELFSELRKFGVKVHLIIPDITKTDFYNDLNFEPDEDPKSFLLPEQIADIIRDLVVEDRGWVIPEIQISPEFFKLKRKKQT
- a CDS encoding helix-turn-helix transcriptional regulator, which codes for METRTVRILFLGFYVLSLLVWIAEEIFTLTNPPEYFDRFRIIIATVESFIALSSFLVVFILYKELKAEAVENVHAKSQIHDLKRTNRILKNPELGFWAEAKAQMEEWNLSEAETEIAILLLRGFSQKQIAAVRKKSLRTIENQTASIYEKSSMRGKLEFISYFLTPLLPEED
- a CDS encoding adenylate/guanylate cyclase domain-containing protein; this translates as MIYGLFGISILFISILYGIFYLYKQNEDKDNIILAYNAELSLLKESLANREKELIDTKSVSEEFSDKLVDSYTQLSDLDGLLREINSASDLKDILNILGHYIREKFKVPHYLLYVYKEELEVLEFFHSNFPEDLSEQVKEEIMGRQIPVSESYTTMYAHAYVRKRKRSFYIKDFESYKTEGVELANKHSANLKSLLIVPLHLRNKFIGTLDLLDYSGIFEVTEQQLNQIKIIADYIAGTIETGYLLNELKQGNITIQKEKENIETNRLKLENLHKFNRKINSFSQIEDITREVFTYLKNNHRVELGFILLVDPKTNSLVPLMEGAEVFNKGLLVTNFLRTFRPVISPNIGSLFRTYLKQKPIYLKKSIKWKQLSNIDTSIVESFKLELFGQIPLVVQGQTIGIICVTRLTREQDWTKDEFAEIISFCEQVAGAIHNANLRRDLEKEREKTLHFIRNILPGDLADELIERGEVAPMEYESVSILFTDFKNFTAAAESLSPEDLIEQLDGCFSQFDDIAVRYNFEKLKTIGDSYMAAGGIPQGNFTHPVDACLFAMEIKAFMTQIKSVKQMLGQDFWEIRIGIHTGPVVAGVVGKTKFAYDVWGDTVNTASRMESSGDAGEINLSETTYDKVKRFFECEYRGKIKAKNKGELGMYFLKRLRPEFSRDLEGMVPNQIFLDLYKNLQIGAKIIYRQTGS
- a CDS encoding Crp/Fnr family transcriptional regulator, with translation MSIPKKENRINIFDFVNTVPTKTFKRGEIIVREGEPSNERMYFILSGTLSVGMGAPDQGNFHEVRKLSTGEFFGEIALISSHPRAMTVFIESDRAQLGILDKQNLIRIANSNPMFVYALLQTYVERLIEAEQKLKDLTETSDGT